The Streptomyces sp. ALI-76-A nucleotide sequence GCCCTGCTCGAACGCCAGCTGACCCTCGCCCGGACCCGGGCCCACAGCACCGCCCTCCAGGCCCTCGGCTCCTCCCGCTTCCACGCGGTCGCCGACACCGTCGCCTTACTCGCCAGCGACGTCCCCCTGGCGCCCACGGCCACCACCACCGGCCTCCACCCCCTGGCCACCGCGGCCCGGGAGCGGCTCACCGACGCCGTCACCGCCCTGCCCCTCATCACCGCGGGCCACCCCTACAACGCGGAGGCCCTGATCCACGGCCTCTCCCCCGACCCGGCCCCGCACCCGCAGGACGCGCCCTGGCACCAGGTCCGCCTGCTGCTGCGTCTGCACCGCTACGCCCGTGAGGTCCTCGACGGCACGGACGCGCCCGTGGACGTCCGGCTGCTGGCCGCGGGCCAGGCCCTGGACCGGCACCGCGACGCCTCCGAGGCGGCCGCCGCCGCGGCCCAGGCGGCCCGTACCCCCCGTATCGCCCCGGCGACGGCGTACGCGCTCGGGGTGCTCCACGCCGACCAGCGGCACGAGGTGGAGGCGGCGCGCTTCGCGTTCCAGCAGTCGTGGCAGAAGCAGGCGGTCGGCACGCCCTGATCCTTCGCGCACAAGGCGGTGAACGACATGACCCACCCCGCGGAACCTCCCGTCCGGGCGGCCGGCTGCGTTCTGTGGCGCCGCTCACCGGCCGACGGGGAGCTGGAGATCTGCCTCGTCCACCGGCCGAAGTACGACGACTGGTCCCACCCCAAGGGCAAGCTGAAGCGCGGCGAGGACCACCTCGTCGGTGCCCGCCGCGAGGTCGCCGAGGAGACCGGCTACGACGCCGCGCCCGGCACCGAGCTGTCCACCGTCCGCTATGTGGCCAACGGGCGTGCCAAGGAGGTCCGCTACTGGGCGGCCGAGGCCGTCGAGGGCGTCTTCACCCCCAACGACGAG carries:
- a CDS encoding CHAD domain-containing protein, with product MAQRHLDPTGPPAGPSPAPGSGRAGGAPTGDALADYLRAQATEFLRALRLHRETGGSSNGTGAGGPEDPVDAARALRRAVRRISGSLHTFRPLLDADWSESVRPELAWLSGTLAMEHAYAARLERLLLALHRLSGAVFPAQAVGASPAAASAVSVRAAGAGRTGTAEPGGLPAAAPAPDRGNLTVGAAKAGALLERQLTLARTRAHSTALQALGSSRFHAVADTVALLASDVPLAPTATTTGLHPLATAARERLTDAVTALPLITAGHPYNAEALIHGLSPDPAPHPQDAPWHQVRLLLRLHRYAREVLDGTDAPVDVRLLAAGQALDRHRDASEAAAAAAQAARTPRIAPATAYALGVLHADQRHEVEAARFAFQQSWQKQAVGTP
- a CDS encoding NUDIX hydrolase, with the translated sequence MTHPAEPPVRAAGCVLWRRSPADGELEICLVHRPKYDDWSHPKGKLKRGEDHLVGARREVAEETGYDAAPGTELSTVRYVANGRAKEVRYWAAEAVEGVFTPNDEVDRILWLPPTAARNRLTQHRDRTLVDELLIRVFERT